A single region of the Corallococcus caeni genome encodes:
- a CDS encoding DUF3396 domain-containing protein, whose amino-acid sequence MLAFFIHRAHTEVGPAIWRSIQTFLHAIPPDSLNWYTSADGDMVPLDAEGWEHNRHVVTERVGGGSRSVELRESPSETGGYQVEYYGRLLDSLFHDAPVTTLAFTFPTEYLVEHGVARLRSLVLELARELPFNFGYASFALVSAQGSWAAGDWNITEALLARYPGLDAPHALRFSSILGTRTLGPYWLTFLGQPLLGQMGGIDALRNALPFPEVSVLPMDGDRVLVTLDEWPDPIDTQTKSIPPQYRALARLMEPFLFRYEGEELPLYKRDTNQWIQRHLYTPSTQCD is encoded by the coding sequence GTGCTGGCCTTCTTCATCCATCGTGCACACACGGAGGTAGGTCCCGCGATCTGGCGCTCGATCCAGACCTTTCTTCATGCCATCCCGCCTGACTCACTCAACTGGTACACGTCGGCGGATGGCGACATGGTTCCCCTGGATGCCGAAGGCTGGGAACACAACCGCCATGTCGTAACAGAGCGTGTTGGAGGCGGGAGCCGGTCCGTGGAGCTGAGGGAGAGCCCCAGTGAAACCGGTGGCTATCAAGTCGAATACTACGGGCGACTGCTCGACAGCCTCTTTCATGATGCGCCCGTCACGACTTTGGCGTTTACGTTCCCCACGGAGTACCTCGTGGAGCATGGAGTGGCCCGCCTTCGCTCCCTGGTGCTTGAGCTGGCTCGTGAGCTGCCCTTCAACTTTGGTTACGCCAGCTTCGCCCTTGTCTCGGCACAAGGCTCCTGGGCCGCAGGCGATTGGAACATCACTGAAGCGCTCCTCGCTCGATACCCCGGTCTGGATGCGCCTCATGCCTTGAGATTCAGTTCCATCCTCGGAACCCGAACCCTGGGCCCGTACTGGCTCACGTTCCTGGGCCAGCCCTTACTGGGACAGATGGGCGGCATCGACGCGCTCCGGAACGCGCTCCCCTTCCCGGAGGTCTCCGTGCTCCCCATGGACGGAGACCGCGTGCTCGTCACCCTCGATGAATGGCCAGACCCCATCGATACACAGACGAAGTCAATCCCCCCGCAGTATCGCGCGCTAGCCCGGCTGATGGAGCCCTTCCTCTTCAGATACGAAGGAGAAGAACTCCCTCTCTACAAGCGGGACACGAAC
- the yedA gene encoding drug/metabolite exporter YedA — protein MTTATATPDVAEPAPHRGRLLFSLFSLYVIWGSTYLAMRFALTGFPPFRMAGLRFLLAGGLLFAGLRLKGQPGPGLRQWGAGAATGFLLLVMGNGGIAFAQNLGVPSGVAALVVGSMPLWTAIFGAAFGQKPGRAELAGLGLGFAGVVLLNLGGDMGGGGMAALALLVAPATWAFGSVWSRRLPMPAGLMTPATQMLSAGVMMMAVSFVLGERMADVVPPRAVVAFVYLVVFGSLVAFSAYGYLLRHARPALATSYAYVNPAVAVLLGVVFAGETLGPLTLGAMSAILVAVMLLARGKR, from the coding sequence GTGACGACCGCGACCGCGACCCCCGACGTTGCCGAGCCCGCGCCCCACCGGGGCCGGCTGCTGTTCAGCCTCTTCTCGCTCTACGTCATCTGGGGGTCCACCTACCTGGCGATGCGGTTCGCGCTGACGGGCTTCCCGCCCTTCCGGATGGCGGGGCTGCGCTTCCTGCTGGCGGGCGGGCTGTTGTTCGCGGGGTTGCGGCTGAAGGGGCAGCCGGGGCCGGGGTTGCGGCAGTGGGGGGCGGGCGCGGCGACGGGCTTCCTCTTGCTGGTGATGGGCAACGGGGGCATCGCGTTCGCGCAGAACCTGGGGGTGCCGTCCGGGGTGGCGGCGCTGGTGGTGGGGAGCATGCCGTTGTGGACGGCCATCTTCGGGGCGGCCTTCGGGCAGAAGCCGGGCCGCGCGGAGCTGGCGGGGCTGGGCCTGGGCTTCGCGGGGGTGGTGCTGCTGAACCTGGGTGGGGACATGGGCGGCGGGGGCATGGCGGCGCTGGCGCTGCTGGTGGCGCCGGCGACGTGGGCCTTCGGTTCGGTGTGGAGCCGGCGGTTGCCGATGCCCGCGGGGTTGATGACGCCGGCGACGCAGATGTTGAGCGCGGGCGTGATGATGATGGCGGTGAGCTTCGTGTTGGGGGAGCGGATGGCGGACGTGGTGCCCCCGCGCGCGGTGGTGGCGTTCGTGTACCTGGTGGTGTTCGGTTCGCTGGTGGCGTTCAGCGCGTACGGCTATCTGCTGCGGCACGCGAGGCCGGCGCTCGCGACGAGCTATGCGTACGTGAACCCGGCGGTGGCGGTGCTGCTGGGCGTGGTGTTCGCGGGAGAGACGCTGGGTCCGCTGACCCTGGGGGCGATGAGCGCCATCCTGGTCGCGGTGATGCTGCTGGCCCGCGGCAAGCGGTGA
- the hrcA gene encoding heat-inducible transcriptional repressor HrcA: MPDELGEREKEVLRAVVQEYITTGGPVGSQQLTRRGEFEVSSATMRNVLADLEALGFLEKPHTSAGRVPTDRGYRFYVDTLVKLRDPAPRDRELIHAGLVHESSLDDILSEASRVLHSLTRHAGVVLTPRPDAAVFQRIEFLRLRENRVLAILVGQNGQVHNKALTVDFPVTSDELIKASNYLSELLHQVPLEEARERIRAEMDQEQALYNALTAKALRLGAAATDLQTPERVLIEGTGSFLEQPEFADVERIRALFRALDEKHKLLHLLDRVQRTKEMHVFIGAESEFSAAGDVTVIASPYGTAEAVLGTVGVIGPTRMDYRRVIPLVNFTAQVLSSVLEKV; the protein is encoded by the coding sequence ATGCCCGACGAATTGGGTGAGCGCGAGAAGGAAGTCCTCCGGGCCGTGGTGCAGGAGTACATCACCACGGGCGGACCGGTCGGCAGCCAGCAGCTGACGCGGCGCGGAGAGTTCGAGGTCTCCTCCGCGACCATGCGCAACGTGCTCGCCGACCTGGAGGCCCTGGGCTTCCTGGAGAAGCCCCACACCTCCGCCGGCCGCGTGCCCACCGACCGCGGCTACCGCTTCTACGTGGACACCCTGGTGAAGCTGCGCGACCCCGCCCCCCGCGACCGCGAGCTCATCCACGCGGGCCTGGTCCACGAGTCCAGCCTGGACGACATCCTGTCGGAGGCGAGCCGCGTGCTGCACTCGCTCACCCGGCACGCGGGCGTCGTCCTCACGCCCCGCCCCGACGCCGCCGTGTTCCAGCGCATCGAGTTCCTGCGCCTGCGCGAGAACCGCGTGCTCGCCATCCTCGTGGGCCAGAACGGCCAGGTGCACAACAAGGCCCTCACCGTGGACTTCCCGGTGACGTCCGACGAGCTGATCAAAGCCAGCAACTACCTCTCCGAGCTCCTGCACCAGGTGCCCCTGGAGGAGGCGCGCGAGCGCATCCGCGCGGAGATGGACCAGGAGCAGGCCCTCTACAACGCGCTGACCGCCAAGGCCCTCCGGCTGGGCGCCGCCGCCACCGACCTGCAGACGCCCGAGCGCGTGCTCATCGAAGGCACCGGCTCCTTCCTGGAGCAGCCCGAGTTCGCCGACGTGGAGCGCATCCGCGCGCTGTTCCGCGCCCTGGATGAGAAGCACAAGCTGCTGCACCTGCTGGACCGCGTGCAGCGCACCAAGGAGATGCACGTCTTCATCGGCGCGGAGAGCGAGTTCTCCGCCGCCGGCGACGTCACCGTCATCGCCAGCCCCTACGGCACGGCGGAGGCGGTGCTGGGCACCGTCGGCGTCATCGGGCCCACGCGCATGGACTACCGGCGCGTGATTCCCCTGGTGAACTTCACCGCCCAGGTGCTCTCCAGCGTGCTGGAGAAGGTGTAG
- a CDS encoding lipid kinase, with translation MVNTRSRSGRDAFENARELLAAHGIPLMAAHALTRPKRLRKVVEEAIAQGARRILVGGGDGTISCAVQALMGRDVTLGVVPLGTGNDFARSLGIPDTLEAACDVIAGGYTARVDVGLVNGRPFLNAASLGLTTAIAKRLTQELKQRAGKLAYPMAAAAEMRTLQPFHVRLQADTQTLEVDALQLVVGNGRYHGAGNMVAPDATLDDRRFHVYAITAPSVADGGERTGLGHLQDVATLARVALGMRSGGHLEHESVVHLHTSRLVVETDPPMEVNADGENVGMTPMRFEVAPAALRVYAPAPQ, from the coding sequence GTGGTGAACACGCGCTCGCGCTCGGGGCGCGACGCCTTCGAGAACGCCCGCGAGCTGCTCGCCGCCCACGGCATCCCGCTCATGGCCGCGCACGCGCTGACGCGGCCCAAGCGCCTGCGCAAGGTCGTGGAGGAGGCCATCGCGCAGGGGGCCCGCCGCATCCTCGTGGGGGGAGGTGACGGCACCATCAGCTGCGCGGTGCAGGCGCTGATGGGCCGCGACGTGACGCTGGGCGTGGTGCCACTGGGCACCGGCAACGACTTCGCCCGCTCGCTGGGCATCCCGGACACGCTGGAGGCCGCGTGCGACGTCATCGCCGGGGGCTACACGGCGCGCGTGGACGTGGGGCTCGTCAACGGGCGGCCCTTCCTCAACGCCGCCAGCCTGGGGCTCACCACCGCCATCGCGAAGCGGCTCACGCAGGAATTGAAGCAGCGCGCCGGGAAGCTGGCCTACCCCATGGCCGCCGCCGCGGAGATGCGCACGCTGCAGCCCTTCCACGTCCGGCTCCAGGCGGATACGCAGACACTGGAGGTGGACGCGCTCCAGCTGGTGGTGGGCAACGGCCGCTACCACGGCGCGGGCAACATGGTGGCGCCGGACGCCACGCTGGATGACCGCCGGTTCCACGTCTACGCCATCACCGCCCCGTCCGTGGCGGACGGCGGCGAGCGCACGGGGCTGGGCCACCTGCAGGACGTGGCCACGCTGGCGCGCGTGGCGCTGGGCATGCGCAGCGGCGGGCACCTGGAGCACGAGTCCGTCGTGCACCTGCACACCTCGCGGCTCGTCGTGGAAACGGACCCGCCCATGGAGGTGAACGCGGACGGGGAGAACGTGGGCATGACGCCCATGCGCTTCGAGGTCGCCCCCGCGGCGCTGCGCGTCTACGCGCCCGCGCCGCAGTAG
- a CDS encoding transcriptional regulator codes for MARGSKEKYSAKQRRMAEHIEKGYEDKGTGEKTAEARAWATVNKLTGGGLKGGSGSKAKVARRRPTARKNARKAGRVGGKRRAATAKKSATSSRKRATPARAKRTTTGRKATSRTGTAGKRSTARKSSTARRGTARKSTASRSRAKRGGSRK; via the coding sequence ATGGCACGAGGAAGCAAGGAGAAGTACTCGGCGAAGCAGAGGCGCATGGCCGAGCACATCGAGAAGGGCTACGAGGACAAGGGCACCGGCGAGAAGACCGCGGAGGCCCGCGCCTGGGCCACGGTGAACAAGCTCACCGGTGGTGGACTGAAGGGTGGCTCCGGCAGCAAGGCGAAGGTGGCCCGCCGGCGTCCCACGGCCCGCAAGAACGCGCGCAAGGCCGGGCGCGTGGGCGGAAAGCGCCGCGCGGCCACCGCGAAGAAGAGCGCCACCTCCAGCCGCAAGCGGGCCACGCCCGCCCGGGCGAAGCGCACCACCACCGGCCGCAAGGCCACCTCGCGCACCGGCACCGCCGGCAAGCGCTCCACGGCCCGCAAGAGCAGCACGGCGCGCCGGGGCACCGCTCGCAAGAGCACCGCGTCCCGCTCCCGCGCGAAGCGCGGCGGTTCGCGCAAGTAG
- a CDS encoding HAD family hydrolase produces MVENVIFDVDGTLIDSVDEHAEAWRRSFIEFGRDIPFAHVRSQIGKGADQLLPVFFNDEELERFGKDLEEYRSALFKREFLPKVRPFPRVKELFQQLRKRGRKVALASSAKDDELKRYVELCGIDGLFEAKTNKDEVDKSKPHPDIFEAALAKLGKPDPATVVVVGDTPYDALAAGKLHLASVGVLCGGFRADDLRTAGCRTLVKDPAELLRRLEEDPEAWPWDAASRDTSKDEESR; encoded by the coding sequence ATGGTTGAGAACGTCATCTTCGACGTGGATGGCACGCTGATCGACTCGGTGGACGAGCACGCCGAGGCCTGGCGCCGGTCGTTCATCGAGTTCGGGCGGGACATCCCGTTCGCGCACGTGCGCAGCCAGATTGGCAAGGGCGCCGACCAGCTGCTGCCCGTCTTCTTCAACGACGAGGAGCTGGAGCGCTTCGGCAAGGACCTGGAGGAGTACCGCTCCGCGCTCTTCAAGCGCGAGTTCCTGCCCAAGGTGCGCCCCTTCCCGCGCGTGAAGGAGCTGTTCCAGCAGCTGCGCAAGCGCGGCCGCAAGGTGGCCCTGGCCTCCAGCGCCAAGGACGACGAGCTCAAGCGCTACGTGGAGCTGTGCGGCATCGACGGCCTGTTCGAGGCGAAGACGAACAAGGACGAGGTCGACAAGAGCAAGCCGCACCCGGACATCTTCGAGGCCGCGCTCGCGAAGCTGGGCAAGCCGGACCCCGCCACGGTGGTGGTGGTGGGAGACACGCCGTACGACGCGCTCGCCGCGGGCAAGCTGCACCTGGCGTCCGTGGGCGTGCTGTGCGGCGGCTTCCGCGCGGACGACCTGCGCACGGCCGGCTGCCGCACGCTGGTGAAGGACCCCGCGGAGCTCCTGCGCCGCCTGGAAGAGGACCCCGAGGCCTGGCCGTGGGACGCGGCGTCGCGGGACACCTCCAAGGACGAGGAGTCGCGCTGA